Within the Actinomycetota bacterium genome, the region ACTCCGGAGTAAAGGGAAAGGGTTCTGCAATAAGGGAGATACTTGAAGGAGCAAGAATGCTCGACGCCAAAGTATGTGTGATATTTGAAGCGGACACACTGAGCGTAACACCGGAATGGATTTATAATATGGTTAACCCTGTTTTGAAATCAGGATATGGTTTTGTCGCTCCCTACTATATAAGAAATGAGCATGATGCGACCATAAATAATACCCTTGCCTATCCGCTTACAAGAGCTCTTTACGGCTTAAGGATAAGGCAGCCGATAGGCGGAGATTTTTCTTTTTCGAACGGAGTGCTGCAGGTGTTTACAAGGGAAAAATACTGGGAAAAATATTCCCATATAGGCAAATACGGAGTTGATATATGGATGACAACAACAGCGCTTAACGAGGGATTCAGGGTATGCCAGTCTGTACTGGGAACCAAGCTTCATGAAAAAAATCCACACAGGGAAATTGAATCTATTTTTATGCAGGTTGCAGGTACTATTTTTGATCTGATGAGAAATTATGAAT harbors:
- a CDS encoding glycosyl transferase family 2 — translated: SGVKGKGSAIREILEGARMLDAKVCVIFEADTLSVTPEWIYNMVNPVLKSGYGFVAPYYIRNEHDATINNTLAYPLTRALYGLRIRQPIGGDFSFSNGVLQVFTREKYWEKYSHIGKYGVDIWMTTTALNEGFRVCQSVLGTKLHEKNPHREIESIFMQVAGTIFDLMRNYEYRWRDVIGSIQGFIMGDFKFVEAERFKANYNELMQKFYEGQEAYKNIWKIIFEDTTHREFRNTLSANSPENVTLSVELWTKIVYEFACAYNFVSPGEREILLKAMLPFYYLRTATFIKEAELFSDEIADAIIEGNAGVFERVKWYLLDRWDFYKNKKIRISLDLKSLKR